In a genomic window of Thalassotalea piscium:
- a CDS encoding alpha/beta fold hydrolase: protein MTVSLKCNILAIMLLLTMPMSVAMTTSSTFTLADEIESYWQQGTFATFQGIDEIEISYAQFITNPQGQCLVISPGRTEGYIKYQELAYDLAKQGYNIFIIDHRGQGLSQRMASNTHKGYVKNFDDYAHDQATFIQQHVLPHCLPNTKPLVLAHSMGGAITVRVLQLYPDLVKAAVLASPMFAINLGGIPSWLAKGLVNTGVMLNNLFSSEPWYFIGFGDYQEVSFADNLLTQSEQRYQGIINNFQKQPSLQVGGVTFQWLKQAFQVNNDIFNDIHQLKTPILILQAGNDTIVDNATQDEFCTALYQQNKRLCPDRVPFRVDGAYHELFFEQEKYRKQALNTTLNWFQKFQ, encoded by the coding sequence ATGACTGTCAGCTTAAAATGTAACATACTCGCTATAATGCTTTTATTAACCATGCCAATGAGTGTTGCCATGACCACCAGTTCAACCTTTACCCTTGCAGATGAGATAGAATCTTATTGGCAACAAGGAACTTTTGCTACCTTTCAAGGCATTGATGAAATAGAGATAAGCTACGCCCAATTTATTACTAACCCTCAAGGGCAATGCTTAGTGATTTCACCGGGTAGAACAGAAGGCTACATCAAGTATCAAGAACTCGCGTACGACTTAGCAAAACAAGGCTACAATATTTTTATTATAGATCATCGCGGTCAAGGGTTATCACAACGCATGGCAAGTAACACCCATAAAGGTTATGTTAAAAATTTTGACGATTACGCACACGATCAAGCAACCTTTATACAACAGCATGTATTACCGCATTGCTTGCCTAACACTAAACCGCTAGTGCTCGCTCATTCAATGGGAGGCGCAATTACTGTAAGGGTATTACAACTTTACCCTGATCTAGTAAAAGCGGCAGTATTAGCTTCGCCAATGTTTGCAATTAATCTAGGGGGTATTCCGTCTTGGCTCGCCAAAGGCCTAGTAAATACAGGTGTTATGCTAAATAACTTATTCTCAAGCGAACCATGGTACTTTATTGGTTTTGGTGACTATCAAGAAGTGAGTTTTGCCGATAATTTACTCACACAATCTGAACAGCGTTATCAGGGGATAATTAATAACTTTCAAAAGCAGCCGTCGCTACAAGTGGGTGGTGTTACTTTTCAGTGGTTAAAACAAGCATTTCAGGTGAACAACGATATTTTTAACGACATTCACCAATTAAAAACACCAATATTAATCTTACAAGCCGGTAACGACACCATTGTTGATAATGCAACCCAAGACGAATTTTGTACTGCATTATATCAACAAAACAAGCGCTTATGTCCAGACCGAGTCCCTTTCAGAGTTGACGGTGCTTATCACGAGTTATTTTTTGAACAAGAGAAATATCGCAAGCAAGCACTTAACACTACATTAAACTGGTTTCAAAAATTTCAGTAA
- a CDS encoding ATP-binding protein, with translation MLNKITKSLSSIAFKLFISFWLFAILSIALTRVISTQLAEESVLMPLHKKDIHRLKYLKKRIERSETITVNRLLAKNLPLRGEAILLKDPATTKVFANKNRFLNPLIPYLETNSFDSPASIQFANARITGPLNTTIANTNYQLYIAVKGDNPHFSSYVMQLPKWARIIIPVIVSMLLAWLLARSLSRPLVKIKHAAAKIGNGQLTTRVDHNTTKRIDELGDLSRSFNQMAEKLEQNITAHQRLLGDVSHELRSPMTRLQMAIGLALQSIDNKETLITHLSRCELEVTRLDDMIAEVLSLSRLENTIQHLSLQTCDLSSLLNACITDGQYLANNKSITINAKVPKAVTIQADGKLLASAITNVLINAVKYSPANSTINVFTLLSDKDITIQVVDSGPGVPEESINQLFQPFYRVEHARDRDTGGTGLGLAIAHQAILAHNGNIFAQNNESNGLTVTLVLPR, from the coding sequence GTGCTTAATAAAATCACTAAATCATTGTCTTCAATTGCTTTTAAACTTTTTATTTCATTTTGGCTTTTTGCTATTTTATCTATTGCCTTAACGCGCGTAATTTCTACTCAACTTGCTGAAGAAAGCGTATTAATGCCCTTACATAAAAAAGATATACATCGCCTTAAATACTTAAAAAAAAGGATAGAACGCTCAGAGACAATAACAGTTAACCGTCTATTAGCTAAAAATTTACCACTACGAGGAGAAGCAATTCTACTCAAAGACCCAGCTACAACTAAAGTATTTGCTAACAAAAACCGCTTTTTAAATCCTCTGATACCTTATTTAGAAACAAACAGTTTTGACAGCCCTGCAAGTATACAATTCGCTAACGCTAGAATTACTGGCCCATTAAATACAACAATAGCGAACACCAATTATCAGCTATACATTGCTGTTAAGGGTGATAACCCCCACTTTAGTTCGTATGTAATGCAATTACCCAAATGGGCACGTATTATTATTCCAGTTATCGTAAGTATGCTTTTAGCTTGGTTACTCGCTCGTTCGCTCAGTAGACCACTAGTGAAAATTAAACATGCAGCGGCAAAAATAGGAAATGGTCAATTAACCACTCGAGTTGACCACAACACCACTAAGCGTATTGACGAACTTGGTGATCTTAGCCGTAGCTTTAACCAAATGGCTGAAAAACTTGAACAAAATATTACCGCGCACCAACGGCTTTTAGGCGATGTCTCACATGAACTAAGGTCGCCAATGACACGTTTACAAATGGCGATAGGTTTAGCTCTTCAATCTATTGATAACAAAGAAACATTAATAACTCATCTTTCCCGTTGTGAACTTGAAGTGACTCGTTTAGATGACATGATAGCCGAGGTATTATCTTTATCGCGCTTAGAAAATACCATTCAGCACTTATCGCTACAAACCTGTGACTTATCTTCATTATTAAATGCCTGCATTACAGACGGTCAATACCTAGCAAATAACAAATCTATTACCATCAATGCTAAAGTCCCTAAAGCTGTTACTATTCAAGCAGACGGTAAGCTCTTGGCAAGTGCAATTACCAATGTACTGATAAACGCCGTAAAATATAGCCCCGCAAATTCGACTATTAACGTATTTACCCTGTTAAGCGACAAAGACATTACCATACAGGTTGTTGACTCAGGGCCAGGTGTGCCAGAAGAATCAATTAACCAATTGTTTCAGCCGTTTTATCGGGTCGAACATGCACGAGATCGCGACACCGGCGGAACAGGGCTCGGGCTAGCCATCGCACACCAAGCAATACTGGCGCATAATGGTAATATTTTTGCTCAAAATAATGAGTCGAATGGACTAACAGTAACCCTCGTTTTACCAAGATAA
- a CDS encoding Spy/CpxP family protein refolding chaperone: protein MKKIVSTGLTAAILALSVSSISFVSNANPHDGFSGKSHGAKQEHRQFKRMAKHLDLTDEQKVLFKSLKETAKENRSAMKEKMQGYKEQMKALISATEFDEQAFLQLHSSYQNTFAEMALIKAKHKHQMMRILTPEQQEKAQNMRGKRKGKGPR from the coding sequence ATGAAAAAGATAGTATCAACAGGTTTAACTGCCGCTATTTTAGCATTGTCAGTATCAAGCATAAGCTTTGTAAGTAACGCCAACCCGCATGACGGTTTTTCGGGTAAAAGCCATGGCGCTAAACAAGAGCATCGTCAGTTTAAGCGTATGGCTAAACACCTTGATTTAACTGACGAACAAAAAGTGCTATTTAAAAGCTTAAAAGAAACAGCAAAAGAAAATCGCAGTGCGATGAAAGAGAAAATGCAAGGTTACAAAGAGCAGATGAAAGCGCTAATAAGTGCGACTGAATTTGATGAACAAGCCTTTCTTCAATTGCATAGCTCTTATCAAAATACTTTTGCAGAAATGGCTTTGATCAAAGCAAAACATAAGCACCAAATGATGCGAATACTGACGCCCGAGCAACAAGAAAAAGCTCAGAATATGAGAGGAAAAAGAAAAGGGAAAGGCCCTAGATAA
- the rsgA gene encoding small ribosomal subunit biogenesis GTPase RsgA: MAKAKKLTKGQNRRIKANQAKKLKSDAADIKWQDDELGELQTGTVISRFGQHADVENAQGDCVRCNLRRSIKSLVCGDKVLWRESIANEHSVSGIIEAVHERESVLARPDVYDGVKPIAANISQIIIVSSVLPAFNSDIIDRYIVAAEETGIKPIILLNKIDLLTPELNDKIEAQLTIYREIGYQVLYVSNETADGLAQLKQQLDKKTSIFVGQSGVGKSTLTNSLMPELGILTKDVSQNSGLGQHTTTVARLYHFETGGDLIDSPGIREFGLWHLTPEQVCNGFTDFSDFIGTCKFRDCKHDKDPGCALVEAVQNNKIHPERLASFQRILASLNDNTLTSRFN; this comes from the coding sequence GTGGCAAAAGCTAAAAAATTAACTAAAGGTCAAAACCGACGCATCAAAGCTAACCAAGCAAAGAAGCTTAAAAGCGATGCCGCTGACATTAAATGGCAAGATGACGAGCTTGGTGAATTACAAACAGGCACAGTCATTAGTCGTTTTGGCCAACATGCCGACGTTGAAAATGCTCAAGGCGACTGTGTGCGCTGTAATTTAAGACGTAGTATTAAATCGCTAGTATGCGGCGACAAAGTATTATGGCGTGAAAGCATCGCTAATGAGCATAGTGTTTCAGGCATCATTGAAGCCGTACATGAACGTGAGTCTGTATTAGCCCGGCCCGATGTTTACGACGGGGTAAAACCTATTGCTGCGAATATTAGTCAAATAATAATTGTCTCAAGTGTCTTACCAGCCTTTAATAGCGATATTATTGATCGTTATATCGTAGCTGCCGAAGAAACCGGTATAAAACCGATAATTTTACTTAATAAAATTGATTTATTAACGCCGGAATTAAATGACAAAATCGAAGCACAATTAACCATTTATCGCGAAATTGGCTATCAAGTACTTTATGTAAGTAATGAAACAGCAGATGGTTTAGCGCAACTCAAACAACAACTCGATAAAAAAACTAGCATATTTGTTGGGCAGTCTGGTGTAGGTAAGTCCACACTAACAAATAGTTTAATGCCAGAGCTTGGTATCCTAACCAAAGACGTTTCCCAAAACTCAGGATTAGGTCAGCACACCACCACAGTCGCTCGTTTATATCACTTTGAAACAGGCGGTGATTTAATTGACTCACCAGGGATCAGAGAATTTGGTTTATGGCATTTAACGCCAGAGCAAGTGTGTAATGGTTTTACTGATTTCTCAGATTTTATCGGCACGTGCAAATTTAGAGACTGTAAACATGATAAAGATCCCGGATGTGCATTAGTGGAAGCAGTACAAAACAATAAAATTCATCCCGAGCGTTTAGCAAGCTTTCAACGGATTCTTGCGAGCTTAAATGACAATACACTTACCTCAAGATTTAATTAA
- a CDS encoding M56 family metallopeptidase, which yields MIENLLDSPILYSLALTLLHFLWQGCLIALVLKCLLSITSYKKPQLRYLWAAIALIVCLISPIATFSLIYTPNYLHTIEQGLNSVAALDSTQSIAVINSNWYQIVVDSLPFLSLAWMATVLLLSINLVFALKQVNQLATTDTIAVNQTLQTKFQRLVSQFTLWRKPQLLISLKTEVPMAIGWLKPVILLPAAMISGLTSAQLEMLILHELAHIKRHDYLVNFLQTIAEILLFFHPGVRWISKQMRNEREYCSDDIAVKHCGNAIAYAHTLADTASLCHKHRHSSIPTMAVAASGGDLKQRVIRLIDQEHTCTAENDSGKLLASVVILFAISSVFAKPFIDNRIIDWGAGRISLMQSAGELLQHRVSNDELPLSQTSIAQQLVEQNTTISDDVIEPNIDTLAEVQVKNTAATQAQKQIANTQAKLDKATNKIVKAVPKKVIIPANKETSNTLATKVIPSAKHNTGPVLAAKPAPKISQLAQPLLSLSSKGAISKNSEKKFSNPYAAQVASLTEDPLPSSDQLINFERKLGQTQPVNHGLVAERNQQTINNNYNQILAKSTSAKLISSVEPRYPSVAKRKGIEVDVLVTFVINKDGVVSDIEFEDKNKVSYFRAAVRTAMNKWHFVPAKINDKPVESKMAKIFSFSLIES from the coding sequence ATGATTGAGAATTTATTAGACAGTCCAATACTTTATAGTCTTGCGTTAACCCTACTGCATTTTTTGTGGCAAGGGTGCCTTATCGCGCTTGTATTAAAGTGTTTACTGTCAATAACTTCATATAAAAAGCCGCAATTAAGATATTTATGGGCAGCTATAGCACTCATCGTATGTTTAATTTCACCTATAGCTACATTTAGTCTTATATATACACCCAACTATTTACATACGATAGAACAGGGCCTAAATTCGGTTGCTGCATTAGATTCAACACAGTCAATCGCCGTTATAAACTCTAACTGGTATCAAATAGTCGTTGATAGTTTGCCTTTCCTATCACTTGCTTGGATGGCTACGGTACTCTTATTATCAATTAATTTAGTGTTTGCGCTTAAACAAGTAAATCAACTTGCAACCACCGACACCATTGCCGTAAATCAAACCCTGCAAACAAAATTTCAACGGCTCGTTAGCCAATTTACTTTATGGCGAAAACCACAGTTGCTAATTTCATTAAAAACCGAAGTGCCTATGGCCATAGGTTGGCTCAAGCCAGTAATTTTGTTACCTGCAGCAATGATTTCGGGCTTAACATCAGCCCAATTAGAAATGTTAATATTGCATGAGCTTGCACATATAAAGCGTCATGACTACCTCGTCAATTTTTTACAAACCATTGCTGAAATACTATTGTTTTTTCACCCTGGTGTACGCTGGATTTCAAAGCAAATGCGTAACGAACGTGAATATTGTAGTGATGACATAGCCGTAAAACATTGTGGTAATGCCATTGCTTATGCACATACGCTTGCCGACACTGCAAGCTTATGCCACAAACACCGTCACAGCTCTATTCCAACCATGGCAGTTGCAGCCTCGGGTGGCGACTTAAAACAACGTGTTATTCGTTTAATTGACCAAGAACATACATGTACGGCAGAAAATGACTCTGGCAAACTACTTGCGTCTGTGGTGATTTTGTTTGCCATTTCCAGTGTTTTTGCTAAACCATTTATCGATAACCGTATCATTGATTGGGGTGCAGGCCGTATCTCATTAATGCAATCTGCGGGTGAGTTGTTACAGCATCGAGTAAGTAATGATGAATTACCTTTATCGCAAACATCGATTGCCCAGCAATTAGTTGAACAAAATACAACAATATCTGATGATGTTATCGAACCAAATATTGACACATTAGCTGAGGTACAGGTGAAAAACACTGCAGCTACGCAAGCTCAAAAACAGATAGCAAATACGCAAGCTAAGCTCGATAAAGCCACAAATAAAATAGTAAAAGCTGTACCGAAAAAGGTAATTATTCCGGCTAACAAAGAAACGAGTAATACGTTAGCTACCAAAGTAATACCGAGTGCAAAGCACAATACAGGCCCTGTATTAGCAGCTAAACCCGCACCAAAAATTAGCCAGTTAGCGCAACCGCTATTAAGCTTATCTTCCAAAGGCGCTATTAGTAAAAATTCTGAGAAGAAATTTAGTAACCCGTATGCTGCTCAAGTTGCCTCATTAACAGAAGATCCACTACCGTCGAGTGACCAGTTAATTAATTTTGAACGCAAATTAGGACAAACACAGCCGGTTAATCATGGGTTAGTAGCCGAACGCAATCAACAAACTATTAATAACAACTACAACCAAATCTTAGCCAAATCAACTTCAGCTAAGTTAATTTCTTCTGTTGAGCCAAGGTATCCGTCGGTAGCTAAACGAAAAGGGATAGAAGTAGACGTATTAGTTACATTTGTCATTAACAAAGACGGTGTTGTCTCTGATATCGAATTTGAAGATAAAAATAAAGTCAGTTACTTTAGAGCAGCTGTGCGAACAGCAATGAATAAGTGGCACTTTGTTCCAGCAAAAATTAATGATAAGCCAGTAGAAAGTAAAATGGCAAAAATTTTCTCTTTCAGCCTAATTGAAAGCTAA
- a CDS encoding BlaI/MecI/CopY family transcriptional regulator has translation MARDNEGIKPTEAELSLLNVLWKIGPATVRQVHDAISATQTTGYTTVLKILQIMHEKTLVTRDESNRAHVYAPANSEGFTQSSLLKDLASKAFGGSTSKLVMRALDESTSKEEIADIRQLLNELDQQS, from the coding sequence ATGGCTCGTGATAATGAAGGTATCAAGCCGACCGAAGCAGAACTCTCGCTGCTTAATGTTTTATGGAAAATAGGTCCAGCAACGGTCAGGCAAGTACATGATGCAATTAGTGCCACACAAACAACAGGCTACACTACTGTATTGAAAATTTTGCAAATAATGCATGAAAAAACGCTAGTGACCCGCGATGAAAGTAATCGAGCACATGTTTACGCACCAGCCAACAGCGAGGGGTTTACCCAGTCATCGCTATTGAAAGACTTGGCAAGTAAGGCGTTCGGCGGCTCTACATCAAAACTAGTAATGAGAGCCTTAGATGAATCAACCAGCAAAGAAGAAATTGCTGATATTCGTCAATTATTAAACGAACTTGATCAACAAAGCTAA
- a CDS encoding cation diffusion facilitator family transporter: MIDEKQAQQNQYKSLVNMAAFLATATALVLLGLKLYAWFVTDASSMLASATDSLLDLFASLMNVVILRFALAPPDSEHKFGHGKAESLAGLVQSAFVLGSALLLMINGIDRIITPKQIVHTEVGMIISVVAIVLTSFLVLVQRYVIKRTGSVAISADALHYQSDLLLNFGVLLALFLSQGYWLRADGVFTVLVGVYLLVGALKIVWLSVKHLMDHELDEDDITTIKTIVEKHRQAKGLHDLRTRQSGNIRFIQFHLELDDQLSLLEAHTIGESIEKEIETLLSPCEVFIHHDPVSVTRG; the protein is encoded by the coding sequence ATGATCGATGAGAAACAAGCACAGCAAAACCAGTATAAATCTTTAGTTAATATGGCCGCCTTTCTTGCAACTGCTACGGCCTTGGTATTATTAGGCTTAAAGCTGTATGCATGGTTTGTAACTGATGCTAGTTCGATGTTAGCGTCTGCAACAGACTCGTTGTTAGATTTATTTGCGTCATTAATGAATGTGGTTATTTTACGTTTTGCTCTGGCACCGCCTGACTCTGAACATAAATTTGGTCATGGTAAAGCAGAAAGCTTAGCGGGTTTGGTACAGTCGGCATTTGTGCTTGGTTCAGCCTTATTATTAATGATAAATGGTATTGACCGTATTATTACGCCTAAGCAAATTGTGCATACTGAAGTAGGTATGATTATTAGCGTTGTAGCGATTGTTTTAACCTCGTTCTTGGTGCTAGTACAGCGTTATGTAATTAAGCGCACTGGCTCGGTTGCAATAAGCGCAGACGCACTACATTATCAGTCTGATCTGTTGTTAAACTTTGGTGTTTTACTCGCATTATTTTTAAGCCAAGGCTATTGGTTAAGAGCTGATGGTGTTTTCACTGTTTTGGTGGGTGTGTACTTATTAGTGGGTGCTTTAAAGATAGTATGGTTGAGTGTGAAGCATTTAATGGATCACGAATTAGACGAAGACGATATTACTACAATTAAAACTATTGTTGAAAAGCATCGACAAGCTAAAGGTCTACACGACTTACGTACACGCCAATCAGGCAATATTCGCTTTATTCAATTTCACTTAGAACTTGATGATCAATTAAGTTTGCTTGAAGCACATACCATTGGTGAAAGTATCGAAAAGGAGATAGAAACTTTACTATCGCCTTGCGAAGTATTTATACATCATGATCCTGTGTCTGTTACACGGGGTTAA
- a CDS encoding response regulator transcription factor, translating to MSQNKILIIDDDKELSELLAEYLSNEGYNIECCYDGVSGLARAYDNSFSLILLDVMMPGLNGFELLKALGGKHKTPILMLTAKGDDADRILGLELGADDYLAKPFQHKELLARINAILRRIDIVKNAKVANSKLEINHVTLDNATREVHCHGQIVELTGTEYQILELLMNQQGQIVSKEQISEQVLHRRLSAFDRSIDMHVSNIRRKLQAKSPNEKLKTIRGAGYLFLTGGVE from the coding sequence ATGAGTCAGAATAAAATTTTAATTATTGATGACGATAAAGAACTGTCTGAGCTTCTAGCTGAATACTTATCGAACGAAGGGTATAATATTGAATGCTGTTATGACGGTGTTTCAGGTTTAGCTCGAGCTTACGATAATAGCTTTTCATTAATTTTACTCGATGTAATGATGCCTGGATTAAATGGCTTCGAGTTGCTTAAAGCGCTAGGCGGTAAACACAAAACGCCCATTTTAATGCTCACTGCCAAAGGTGATGATGCAGACCGCATTCTTGGGTTAGAACTAGGTGCAGATGACTATTTAGCCAAACCTTTTCAGCATAAAGAGTTACTTGCCCGAATTAATGCAATTTTACGACGTATCGACATTGTTAAAAATGCCAAAGTTGCCAATAGCAAATTAGAAATTAACCATGTCACGTTAGATAATGCGACGAGAGAAGTGCATTGCCACGGTCAAATAGTAGAGCTTACCGGCACTGAATATCAAATACTTGAATTGCTAATGAATCAACAAGGCCAAATCGTTAGTAAAGAACAAATTTCAGAGCAAGTACTTCATAGAAGACTTAGTGCCTTTGATCGTAGTATCGACATGCATGTCAGTAATATTCGTCGTAAATTACAAGCAAAAAGTCCTAACGAAAAGCTTAAAACTATTCGTGGAGCTGGTTATCTCTTTTTAACGGGTGGAGTAGAGTAG
- the asd gene encoding archaetidylserine decarboxylase (Phosphatidylserine decarboxylase is synthesized as a single chain precursor. Generation of the pyruvoyl active site from a Ser is coupled to cleavage of a Gly-Ser bond between the larger (beta) and smaller (alpha chains). It is an integral membrane protein.) — protein sequence MMPKHALSRLVGKFAAAELGWLTTKAISAFIKSYGINMSEAKYKNASDFKTFNDFFTRELEEGARVIEQNPNAICYPVDGAISQQGDIKNDQLIQAKGFDYSLVTLLGGDKATALPFENGKFSCIYLAPKDYHRIHMPMAATLREMIYVPGDLFSVNPLTANNVPNLFARNERVVTVFDTEHGPMTMTLVGATIVASIETTWAGTITPPAGKDVFRWQYPASGTGAITFEKGDEMGRFKLGSTVITTFAPNMVNFNEAAGPGTVTRLGEHYADLISTNEH from the coding sequence ATGATGCCAAAACATGCGCTTTCTCGCCTAGTTGGTAAATTTGCCGCGGCAGAGCTTGGCTGGCTAACAACTAAAGCCATCAGCGCCTTTATTAAGTCATACGGCATCAATATGTCTGAGGCAAAGTATAAAAACGCCAGTGACTTTAAAACCTTTAATGACTTCTTCACCCGCGAACTTGAAGAAGGTGCGCGTGTAATCGAGCAAAACCCAAATGCTATTTGCTACCCTGTTGACGGCGCAATAAGCCAACAAGGTGATATAAAAAACGACCAACTTATTCAAGCCAAAGGTTTCGACTACAGCCTAGTTACTTTACTTGGTGGCGATAAAGCTACCGCGCTGCCCTTTGAAAATGGAAAGTTTTCGTGTATTTATCTAGCCCCAAAAGATTACCACCGTATTCATATGCCAATGGCTGCAACGCTTCGAGAAATGATTTATGTACCGGGCGATTTATTTTCAGTAAACCCGTTAACAGCAAATAATGTCCCTAATTTATTTGCCCGTAATGAGCGTGTTGTCACAGTTTTTGATACTGAGCACGGCCCAATGACCATGACCTTAGTTGGTGCAACAATAGTAGCAAGTATTGAAACAACTTGGGCTGGCACTATTACACCACCTGCGGGTAAAGATGTTTTCCGTTGGCAATACCCTGCATCTGGTACAGGCGCCATCACCTTTGAAAAAGGAGATGAAATGGGTCGTTTTAAATTAGGCTCAACCGTAATTACTACGTTCGCACCCAATATGGTTAACTTCAACGAAGCAGCAGGCCCAGGCACAGTAACTCGACTAGGCGAGCACTATGCAGATTTAATTAGCACTAACGAGCACTAA
- the orn gene encoding oligoribonuclease, with translation MSCSQTNLIWLDLEMTGLEPEHDVILEIASIVTDSQLNILAEGPVFAIHQSDNVLDNMSQWCIDVHGKSGLTKRCRESTVDLATASAHTIAFLEQYVPKGSSPMCGNSIGQDRRFINKYMPEFEAYFHYRNLDVSTVKELARRWKPEVLDKVVKKGVHLALDDIRESIAELKVYQEHFFNTN, from the coding sequence ATGTCTTGCAGCCAGACAAATTTAATTTGGTTAGATCTAGAAATGACAGGTTTAGAGCCTGAGCATGATGTGATATTAGAAATTGCGAGTATTGTGACTGATAGTCAATTAAATATTCTTGCCGAAGGTCCTGTCTTTGCAATACATCAAAGTGATAATGTTCTCGATAACATGAGCCAGTGGTGTATTGATGTTCATGGGAAGTCTGGGTTAACGAAACGTTGTCGCGAAAGTACGGTTGATTTAGCAACAGCTAGTGCACATACAATTGCTTTTCTTGAGCAGTATGTGCCTAAAGGTAGCTCGCCAATGTGTGGTAATAGCATTGGTCAAGATCGTCGTTTTATTAATAAATATATGCCTGAATTTGAAGCGTATTTTCATTACAGAAATTTAGATGTTAGTACGGTGAAAGAGCTTGCGCGCAGATGGAAACCTGAAGTATTAGACAAAGTGGTGAAAAAGGGCGTGCATTTAGCCTTAGACGATATACGTGAATCTATTGCGGAATTAAAAGTATACCAAGAGCATTTCTTTAATACCAATTGA
- a CDS encoding glycerophosphodiester phosphodiesterase, whose protein sequence is MLIIAHRGASGEYPENSILALEKAIEQGADGIEIDLQYHQPSGEFIVFHDRNLLRLTGKTGNINNYTLDELLKTSIGKNQHIITLAQAIALIPKKLILNLELKVSTSEQLLIETLMQKLQQVLNHAVSMKHITWPQLYISSFNHFLINYGKTLLPKANFAALIAHCPLNYATFSETMALASINQDIDCLNQELVSDIHRHGLTCWVFTVDDIDDIKQCLALNVDAIFTNFPQRTREIIRQIQQQIVNK, encoded by the coding sequence ATGTTGATAATTGCTCATCGCGGCGCGAGTGGCGAGTATCCTGAAAATTCGATACTCGCGCTTGAAAAAGCGATAGAACAAGGTGCAGATGGTATTGAAATTGACCTTCAATATCATCAACCCAGCGGTGAATTTATTGTTTTTCATGACCGTAATTTACTTCGATTAACAGGCAAAACGGGTAACATAAACAATTATACCTTAGACGAATTATTAAAAACGAGTATAGGCAAAAACCAACATATTATTACCTTAGCCCAAGCAATTGCATTAATACCAAAGAAACTGATTCTCAATCTTGAGCTGAAAGTAAGCACTAGCGAACAATTACTTATTGAAACATTAATGCAAAAATTACAGCAGGTTTTGAATCATGCTGTTTCAATGAAGCACATTACTTGGCCGCAACTGTATATTTCATCATTTAATCATTTCTTAATTAATTACGGAAAAACCTTATTACCCAAAGCTAACTTCGCCGCACTCATTGCCCATTGCCCATTAAATTACGCAACGTTTAGTGAAACAATGGCGTTAGCAAGTATTAATCAAGACATTGACTGCTTAAATCAAGAATTAGTCAGCGACATACATCGTCATGGCTTAACTTGTTGGGTATTTACCGTTGACGACATCGACGATATAAAACAGTGCTTAGCATTAAACGTAGACGCAATTTTTACCAACTTTCCGCAAAGAACACGGGAAATAATTCGTCAAATACAACAACAAATAGTTAATAAGTAG